The DNA sequence ttgATTTGTaattcgtatatatattcctgAACAATTTTTGCCTCCTCATGTTTTGTTGTAAATCcgttatataatatactatttttaatcTCCTTTTCCATtacttttgttttgtttataCCGTATGTAGATACACACACATTAGATAATGTGTTATCCTTTCCATTCATTCGTTTGTACAAATATTCATCGTCGTTACTATCATGTATCTGCGTTTGATTATCCTCGAATAATGATGTACTAATTGATgattcattttttgtataatttaaattatctgTTTCtctcttttcatttttattcatacaaGAATCAACCTCTTCCTTCAGGTCGTAACTCTGTGGGTTATCTAGAACGCTAGATATGGGATGATTCAAAATtagttgtaatatattttcatccTGCGCATTAAAGGCTTCtgataatatatgtttgtcGAAGGCATTTTTTGTCAATAAATCTATCTTATTCCTCTCTTTGTATAAACAGAGTTGTTCTCTCTGTTGTTCACTGTACCATTCCGCTGCTCCCACGTCGACGCCTACTCCTGATTCTGCTCCTGCATCTATTCCTACTTCTTTCCCTTTTTGAGTGTTCGTGCCATTCCTTTCATTAAAAATGCTGCTAAACACGTTTAAGGagtgtattttctttttagttTCCACATTTAGCCTATAATTTTCCTTCAAAATGCGATGATTTATTAAATGCTTGTTCATCagattttcataaaattcattctttcttttttcagtggataaatatttatctttatttaagTAGTAGTCAAAAAGTAGTAACTCCTGTACTGCTGCATAATGTTTATTTTGAATTGCCCACAGTAAAGGGCTATTCCCGCTATTATTGTATTCATTGTAGTTACTTCCACATTCATATAGCAAAAACTTTATCAtatcaatattattatttgcacATGCAAAATGGACAAGGGTGTTGTTACTTTCGTCCTTTATGTTATTAAtcgaatttatattttcattctgcaaaatattctttatttcatCTATGTCGTTCGTTCTAACGCAGTAAAGCAGGTCTTCCGCTATGTTTACAGGAACGTTCAACGCTCCTTTTTGCGACTCGTATTGTGGATCTTTACCTATTACCCCTTTCATCTTGTTCACTTCTTTTTCACATTCAACGACAACACCcattggaaaaaaatatttagcaAAAAGAAGTATATACGCCTAGCGTTGTTATTAGAtctatgttttatttattttttttttttttacttacatGGAAATAAgcttaaaaaagtatttcctcaaaaaaaaaaaaaaaaaaaaaaaaaatgtatatatacatataagctGATTAGAAAATGTTGACTTTTACCTTCCCTTTTTACGTAATTGCAATTAATTATGAGGTTTACGGactaaacaaattttttttttttttttaattaagtaCGTAATTTACGTACAACTGTATGATTTAAAAGTTTCAAAAATAAAGCGTTTATAAACTTACTTAAAAAGTTTGCTCATTTGTTTGGATATACATGTAAAGAACATACTCATTTTACAGTCACGTCGTTTTTATTATGAGAcaacaaaaaattagaacactattatttaattaagcAAATTTGTTAACTTGAGCACTACATTActataatgaaaaagtaaaaccTAAATATTaggaaaagagaaaaaaaaagaaagggaAATGGAAAGGGAAGGGGAAATAGAACGGGAAATGGAAAGGGAAATGGAAAGGGAAATGGAAAGGGAAATGGAAAGGGAAATGGAAAGATGAgaagagaaaagaaaattagtTTATGCGGCGGAACAGcgccattttttttttttattttcgtgCAGCATTTTAACTTATGCTCCGCAAAGTTTTATATGAAGGGAAGGGAAATAATGGCTACGATAAAAATAGATCGAGCTATagttttttgtaaaaaaaataaaaaggcaCAAAGAAAAaggtatgaaaaaaatgatgaaaataggGAATACCCGCGTTGATGGGCATGGGCATGCACGAATATATACGGAtgtatttaaagaaaaaaaaaaaaaaaggggcaAGAAATAGTTGGCAGcgtagatatataaaaaatacaggcacaagtttaaaaaaatgagcaAAAAATGGCCTAAACAGGTTGggataaataaacaaaaaaaatatatttaaatgagtaatggaacaaaaaaaaaaaaataaaataataaaataaaataaaataaaataaaaaaaaataaaataaaataaaataaaataaaagtaatagtagtagcgTTTGTagtaaataatagtaatgctTACGCGCTCCCCTAGAATATCTTgtgttataaatttaattgtttattaaaaaattaaattggGCGCCTATATGTGTGTTCCAATATACATGTTACTTCTTCTTGagatttaatgaaaattaaggAAGGGAAGTAAAATTAACActgcaaaaaatattttgttatttttccatttttccgTTGTACTGTTCTGCTGTTTTGCCATTTAACTTTTTTCcgtattatcatttttttaattttttgtgtaaCAGTTGGAAAGAAATGAGAAAGAaaattttcccatttttaaaattccaAACAAGCAGCTGTgaggaaaaggaaaacatgAACAACCCCCCCTGTCCTTTTGAAGGACCGAATGGAAATAATAACGATGCAGTTTTggacataataaaaaagataccCATAAATCCTTTTATCGATagtaatgaaaatttaaataaatataaatatggtGTGGAAAAGAAAGGTATCGAAAGATATACAGGTATACAAGTatatgaagaagaagatgaaAAAGACCATAAAAAGAAACAGCCATTTGATTATCCATTTCCAGTTAGTAAACAtgttatatttgaaaaaaataaagtaaataaatcAGATGAccgtataaatataaattatagtaatatatcCACTGACCTATATCCAGAAGAGGGATATAAAACCCCCAATAGAAAAAAGCATTTCTCATCAGAATGGGAAATATTATTAGCACATAATCATggattatataattttaaaagtacGGATAATAATGTTATAGTAAATAAAGATATGTATGCTTTAAATACAGAAAATGatattagaaataaattaaatttatatatagaaagaATAAATGTAGATAATCCAAATGATGCTTGTAAATATTTAGCAATAGaagaatataaatgtttattaaCTCATTCATTTCATATGAACCCAGATATCAGTAATCAAAAATGCGTCAAATGgtttaatgaatatatgcAATGTAAATGGGATGAACATAAACTAAATTAtggttataattatattgaaaataggAGACACAAAAAGTCCAAAGCGTACATTGCGGCGCCGGATTATCAGTACTCTTAAAATATTGAAAGGAAAGGGGAAGGGGAAGGGGAaggaaaagagaaaagggaaaaggaaaaggaaaagagaaaaggaaaaggaaaagagaaaagggaaaagcgaaaggaaaagaaaaagaaaaagaaaaagaaaaagaaaaaaaagttccAACCATATTTGGATAATAAATCACAACAATAAAGGGGGGAATGCGTtgcgtgtacatatatatatatatatatatatatatatatatataagtgctaatactttcatatataaacatatgtacacatgggCAGTCGCCCATATGAACAGCACAGATAAAGCAGtctgttaaaaaaataaaccgTGCTAAATTTGTCTTTGACAAACGATAACACCAGTTGGGGGGCTTGTTCTTTCATTTTACACATTGCCCATTatttgtgtgtatatatatatatgcatacctGTGCTATAATTTGCGCCGCTCCTAtttgcctttttttaattacatatgGGGTAAAAACAAAGAAGCCGAATTTGGCGCAAAACAGAATGAgcttttcccattttttagTAATACATTTTAGAGGTGAaccataatattttattttttatttttttttttaaattttgaatcATTAATTCGTTATTAAAACGCATGCATTATGTTTAcgtataaaatgaaattgtAAAATTCGACTTGGTTTACAGGCTTAAAACgttatatatagaataaatattttccacatgaaaattttttctatgtTAAACGTCGTTCCTTTCAGAAATaatgtatgaatgtatgtgtgtacataaatgaatgtatatatatatattatatattatatatatatatatatatatatgcatatgtatatacgatCATAAGAATTTTTGTGAATAGGTATATACGTACGTAAACGTGTACATGTAATTTGTAATTGTACAAGTTTTCAGTGGAGCTGTGGTTTCTGCAATTTGGTAAAAAGTCAGACAAGTAGCCGCTAAGACCATTTTCACTGAACTTGCGGGTAGTGTGTGAGAAATTATAaacagaaaattttaaaaggatgaataaaacataaatttttgattatatacaaaattatatctCTTTGTACTGAACAGTAACTTAAAATTTGAAGTGataactattttatttttatgtacataattttttttttttttttttgttaacttTCTCTTAACACAGGTAgccaaaatgaaataaaaacattactGCAGTTTGGTACATTGAATAacaactattttttttttttttttttcttattttttcactGAAATGTAAGTAAAGAAATTTCAATCTTTCACCaatatatctatgtatgcatgtatatgcatataacaaaaaaattttaagagaGGGGGGGTGTTCATTTATGTGCAAATTTTACCGCAGTATTAAACATGTAAaaacatgcatacatacatgcatacatacatgcgtacatatatgcgtacatatatgcgtacatatatgcgtacacatagacatacatatatgcacatatatatatatactcatttattatgttacgtaaaaaacaggaaaaaaGTTGTTAAAACCTGTCTGCCGTTctgtaaa is a window from the Plasmodium brasilianum strain Bolivian I chromosome 9, whole genome shotgun sequence genome containing:
- a CDS encoding methyltransferase; this translates as MGVVVECEKEVNKMKGVIGKDPQYESQKGALNVPVNIAEDLLYCVRTNDIDEIKNILQNENINSINNIKDESNNTLVHFACANNNIDMIKFLLYECGSNYNEYNNSGNSPLLWAIQNKHYAAVQELLLFDYYLNKDKYLSTEKRKNEFYENLMNKHLINHRILKENYRLNVETKKKIHSLNVFSSIFNERNGTNTQKGKEVGIDAGAESGVGVDVGAAEWYSEQQREQLCLYKERNKIDLLTKNAFDKHILSEAFNAQDENILQLILNHPISSVLDNPQSYDLKEEVDSCMNKNEKRETDNLNYTKNESSISTSLFEDNQTQIHDSNDDEYLYKRMNGKDNTLSNVCVSTYGINKTKVMEKEIKNSILYNGFTTKHEEAKIVQEYIYELQINEKIKLNNKNIIIKIREIGLNYYGDLLNSPIASSDITGINIWECSIITSKWLYDLYEENNLFANKNILEVGAGCGLVSISLFIYAGLKNVRGVYSKANTDSSSISADRNASIDSSSPNKLLISDVNDFTLRNISYNVDINAPLLNEVDPNWKSKIKVCNIDWTNEDTYVRENNKILMYDFIIGSDLIYDKTMVPSLVYLLNKTLKKQGIFFYVCKKNRDGIKSFLDELQNNNFKLNFFTPPNSYFTNPFLNLNQNLFEAKFTEFEDSHEFIMMRCERL
- a CDS encoding ATP synthase-associated protein produces the protein MRKKIFPFLKFQTSSCEEKENMNNPPCPFEGPNGNNNDAVLDIIKKIPINPFIDSNENLNKYKYGVEKKGIERYTGIQVYEEEDEKDHKKKQPFDYPFPVSKHVIFEKNKVNKSDDRININYSNISTDLYPEEGYKTPNRKKHFSSEWEILLAHNHGLYNFKSTDNNVIVNKDMYALNTENDIRNKLNLYIERINVDNPNDACKYLAIEEYKCLLTHSFHMNPDISNQKCVKWFNEYMQCKWDEHKLNYGYNYIENRRHKKSKAYIAAPDYQYS